The Balaenoptera acutorostrata chromosome 15, mBalAcu1.1, whole genome shotgun sequence genome contains a region encoding:
- the LOC103018075 gene encoding RWD domain-containing protein 1-like: MVMIFTLVTAVQEKLNEIVDQIKTRREEEKKQKEKEAEEAEKQLFHGTPVTIENFLSWKAKFDAELLEIKKKRMKEEEQAGKNKLSGRQLFETDHNLDTSDIQFLEDAGNNVEVDESLFQEMDDLELEDDEDDPDYSHADRESDLTD; this comes from the coding sequence ATGGTGATGATCTTTACTTTAGTGACAGCCGtgcaagaaaaattaaatgaaatagtagaTCAAATAAAAACTAGacgagaagaagaaaaaaaacaaaaagaaaaagaagcagaagaagctGAAAAGCAATTATTCCATGGCACTCCTGTTACAATCGAGAATTTCTTAAGTTGGAAGGCCAAGTTTGATGCAgaactcttggaaattaaaaagaaacgaatgaaagaagaagaacaagcaggaaaaaataaattaagtgggAGACAGCTATTTGAAACAGATCATAATCTCGACACATCTGATATTCAGTTCTTGGAAGATGCTGGAAACAACGTGGAGGTAGATGAGTCTTTGTTCCAGGAAATGGATGACTTGGAGCTGGAGGATGATGAGGATGATCCGGACTACAGTCATGCTGACCGGGAGAGTGACTTGACCGACTAA